Within the Medicago truncatula cultivar Jemalong A17 chromosome 4, MtrunA17r5.0-ANR, whole genome shotgun sequence genome, the region AATTTCAGTTGGTAATTCAACTTTTTCTACATGTTAAACTGGCACAGATTGAAAAATTACGATCTATAAATAATGGCTTGCATTTCCTGATAGAATATCATCACCAACTGTTGAGCAGTTCATATTTTGCACATCTTGCAATGATTTTGGAATCAATAAGGAAACTTCTTTTACACCATCATATGTCATATCTCTTGATTCCTTTTAATTGAAAAACCAAGACCGGCACAAACGTAGAAACACAAATTATAGCATACATCTAAACCAACTTACAAATATCAGGATGGCTGAACCAATACACCATATATAGCGAATTCAATTAATGGAAAGTGAAAAGTTCAATGGGCTTATGGCCCTAACTTAGGACagttaaaaatattcaaaaacagGTACAAGGCTGAATTTTCTTCAATCATTTAGTCACAAAGCTGCAAGTAAGATGGTTATCGAAGTTTGCAAATTTTACTTATGAGTTTAAAGCTACATATTCATGTCTTCTTGATTTGGTACGTACTTGCATTAGTACTTGtcaattttataagaaaatttatagTTGAACTGATTTAATAATTACAtacaaaacatgattttttttagtttcaaattAAACATGTAACTCACTGAAAGAGTAGTTATAAGCAAATGTACAATCAATAATTTACTTTCGGTAAACTTAAACACTGCTTTACTAAAATCACAATTTACAATGTTAGGAAAGCAGATGTTCCTCAAAGGCACGTCTCTGTTACAAACTTTTTCCAAATAAGAAACTAATATACATTTCTCTGTTACAACTTTTGCTTCTTGAGATGGTTTACCTGAGTTTCCTCAGGGAATCGATAGTTGAAAAATTCTTCAATTCTAGAAGAACCATCTTCGGTAGTAAGTTTTCGTCTCTTCTTCTGTTGCTTCTTGGGCAGCTTAGGCAGGACCAAGCTAACATCACCCAACTCTCCAGATGAAGCCTCCAAGTTAAGCCATTTCACCAAAAGCATCGCCCTTTCTTCTCTTGAATCTGGAGCTGATGATGTGATGTAACTCACAGCTTCCTCAAACACCCTTCTGGCATGCTCAATGCATTGCTTCTTTTGTTCTAAACCCGCTTTATAAGTAGCTGTTGCTTCAAACTCTGCATAGCTTATCCATATCTCCAAGTGCTGCTTTTTACGATTAGGAATTCTTTCATAATGCACTCTTGTTCTCTCAAATTCACACTTAGCAGTCTCAAAATCATGGAATGCCTTCCAAAACAACTCTTGCTTTACCAATTCTGGTCGAGCAATTGCAGACTCAAATATTGCTCTAGCTCGTTCAGTCTCTGATAAAGATCTCTCCAAATCTTCTGCATACTTGCTCCATGCTTTGCATTTGTCAGCTGACCACTCCAGATAATTTACATACAATTTCCTGCATCGATCTGTATTACCAAGCTCCAATTCCATTTCTATATACTTCTTAAATAGCTTATGTTTAGGAGCCTTTCCAATAGCATAATCTAATATTCGACGAGCACCTTTGAAATTCAGCATACGTATTTCAAACTGTGCTGCTAGAAGCCATAACTTTGCAGATGAGAACTTCTTGTGAGCCATCAGTTTGAGAAAATTCCTGTACACATCTCTTGCTCGCTCCATATTTCTAGTATCAAACTCTTCATAACGTGCATAATTAATCAACAGATAAATATAGCGCCGCCATGAAATCTTTTCCTGATTTGGAGGAACATTAGATATAGCTCTCTCATAAACCTCCCTAGTTTTTTCCTTATCCCCTACACTTTCTTCCAATCGTATATATTCAAACCAGGAATCATAGTTGAAAGGATTTTCCCTCACTTCGTTTTCAAATACCACAATCTTGCATGAGTAATTTAATAGCGTGTGGTTTAAGTCATCAACTTCAGAAACGGAACGTGGGCATTTTTGTTTCGGAGTGCAGATTTTGGTCTCTTGGAGTTCCTTAGCTTCGATAAGAATCTTCTCAGTTGTGATTTGAATTGGAGCATCGGTTTTGTTCTTCTCCATTGTTGGTCGAGGAAGCTTCCACTGTGTGTCTTCTCTAGGGAAATAACTCAGGGTCGAGTGAGACATGGCAGAAATCTTAAAGTGCTGTGCGAGGAAAGAAGAGTTAGGGCTTTCGTGACCTCAGACTCTCAAGACTTAGGGCTTTCGATACCAAGGTCTTCAGAAACAACGCAGGTTCCATTTATAGCcgactaaattttttttatcacggGCCACATCCAGAATATTAGCTTTATTAATGGGCCTCAATAgtctaattatttaaattaggaATATTATGTTTCCCACTCTACATAAATGAATATGTGGTTTTAGATTTCATAATCTTCCTATAAAAAAacgattttataatccgaataTAGTTTAGATgtgttcagattatataattagaATCTATTCCATTTAAGCAATTtcgagttttgcttttaaaaaaaataaaaacaaagtaaaaaaatgacaaaaacatgtcaaataaaataaaaaatatttaaaaataccacaaaaaaaaattctaataatcaaataaaactaaagcaAATTTTTTCAAGTCTAAACGATGAAGTTTTGGATTTTGAAAGGGCGGCGTCCCGTATGGGTGTCCTGATTCttgattttttcttctaattttttgagaaagtttcggagcaatctgATGAAGTAGTCTGAAAACCAGTTTTTTAACTCGGACATGGTGGGAACAACTAACAGTGACCTAAAACACAAGGATGAGGgttatgatgattattatggTCCTTAAACCGGTTAACCATATTACAAACATGCTCAATATTTATACTGATAcggtttgaattatataatccgtaCTATTTTCCCTTGAATTTTTGACAAAAGAGGGGTATTCGGATTATATGATCCAAAAAAAGCAAGGAATTCCTATTTTTTGGttgttcggattataaaatctaaagGGTTAATACATGTGtacccctgtaatattagcgatttTCAATTTACCCCttgcaaaaaaatttgtttagattccaaccgtgtaatttgaaaattatttggttttggaccttcatggcatcaaattacaaaatttaaggtACTTTTGCCCTCTGTAATTTGCGAGAATTTCAATTTACCCCCTGCGATATCATCAATTTTGTATCGTCAAAATTTATGAAGGTTCAAAACCaaataatcttcaaattacaaggttggaatctaaacagatttttttttttacaggaggtAAATCGGAAATCACTAATATTACAAAGGGTAAACATGTATATTTTGACAACATTTTTGAAGGAGGAggttgataattttcaaaacttgaATAAGAGGGAGGTTGATAATTTTGCATGAAATTGAAGAAGGATTATTTTGGTTTGGGTTCATTTGTTGAACACAATATGATGTTGTAAAATTTTGAGTGAACACATTTATAAAAGTTGATCGTGGATTATAAGAGTCAATGtccatatatttatataaaagaagctatatgaagaaaaaaagagttgaATACGGATGAACATTAAGAGAGATGAAGACAAaatgttttctttctcttttgttttagtccctgtcaaaATTAATTGAATACTTGTTTTAATGTTGATTCATCAAACCCATTCCGAGTCATGTCCTTTGCACACGTGTAACAATTAGTATAATATTTTCGTGTAGAGCCATGCTAAACACAGCGACGAAGTTTATCCCGAATTTATCAAGAATGAAACAAGCCAAATCTTTGAGCGGAGGATATCAGGGAGGTGGGGagaaaaatatggaaaatcCTAAAATAGTGTATGAGTGACATACATGCCATATGCATCGTGTGTAACTTGACCCCTCCTCATATAGatataataaacaaattttattaagcATAAAACACAACGCATGAAGTGAATAGGTGAGCCAAAATTAGACACTGATAATCAATTTTCTGCTGtctttttcaaaaatcatttgTAATTCCGGAGATGGCACACTCCAATAAGATTGGGAAGGGTAACCTCATTAAAGGCCTCTCTGCACGCCAGAAGAATTTCAATTGCATacaagtcattttcttttagtttCAAATCCAAACATGTTACTCACAGAAAAATTAGTGATAATCAATGTACAATCAATAATTTACTTTCGGTAACCTTAAACAGTTCTGCTTtaataaatattgattaaaaTCACAATTTACAATGTTAGGAAAGCAGATGTCCCTCAAATGGACTTCTATTTTACAAACTTTTTCCAAATAAGAAACTAATTTACAAACTTTATAGTATGAACTAAATTGACTAAGCTTCTGAAGCTACACTATTTTCCGGTTAATAACAGAATCAAGCCACACTACATGACAATTTTTGCTTCTTGAGATGGGTTGCCTGAGTTTCCTCAGGGAATCGATAGTCGAAAAATTCTT harbors:
- the LOC25494066 gene encoding crooked neck-like protein 1, encoding MEKNKTDAPIQITTEKILIEAKELQETKICTPKQKCPRSVSEVDDLNHTLLNYSCKIVVFENEVRENPFNYDSWFEYIRLEESVGDKEKTREVYERAISNVPPNQEKISWRRYIYLLINYARYEEFDTRNMERARDVYRNFLKLMAHKKFSSAKLWLLAAQFEIRMLNFKGARRILDYAIGKAPKHKLFKKYIEMELELGNTDRCRKLYVNYLEWSADKCKAWSKYAEDLERSLSETERARAIFESAIARPELVKQELFWKAFHDFETAKCEFERTRVHYERIPNRKKQHLEIWISYAEFEATATYKAGLEQKKQCIEHARRVFEEAVSYITSSAPDSREERAMLLVKWLNLEASSGELGDVSLVLPKLPKKQQKKRRKLTTEDGSSRIEEFFNYRFPEETQVNHLKKQKL